A genomic region of Bactrocera dorsalis isolate Fly_Bdor chromosome 3, ASM2337382v1, whole genome shotgun sequence contains the following coding sequences:
- the LOC105226913 gene encoding protein king tubby isoform X1: protein MSAVSSRNQKMEQQRLLMEAYIRQKRASPGMVQASDLQITRPMSGLRTSTATGRELHAYDGPMQFISSPHNPDQLLSNTTGVTATNTNATTVNASHNATSTNGRQHGVSFTNNMRPRTAQMTGHIINQDDLIEEISSHELEDDESSPVNHVSSNGQRQKQRQQLQQHQQRSYSHDQDSSTLDEDDYVNRNIEEAAPIMPLNHSIANSIASQTNTTTNSIAGARSTSAHSTGAGSANNTANYSNSAQQTNSSADASGEPEGDLVGNIEQFVMQPASQGVLFKCRITRDRKGMDRGLFPIYYLHLERDYGKKIFLLGGRKRKKSKTSNYIISCDPTDLSRNAEGFCGKLRSNVFGTSFTVFDNGSKDSTENPRLDLAVIIYDTNILGFKGPRNMTVILPGMTEEDQRVKISSADPKQQGILDLWKVKNMDTIVELHNKTPVWNDETQSYVLNFHGRVTQASVKNFQLVHDSDPDYIVMQFGRTSEDVFTMDYRYPLCALQAFAIALSSFDGKIACE from the exons CGCCTGCTAATGGAAGCGTATATACGACAAAAGCGCGCCTCGCCGGGCATGGTGCAGGCAAGTGACTTACAAATAACCCGTCCCATGTCGGGGCTGCGCACATCAACGGCCACCGGCCGCGAGCTGCATGCCTACGATGGTCCAATGCAATTCATCAGTTCGCCACACAATCCCGATCAATTATTAAGTAACACCACCGGCGTCAcagctacgaatacgaatgcGACCACCGTCAACGCCAGCCACAATGCAACCAGCACGAATGGTCGTCAGCATGGTGTCAGCTTTACGAACAATATGCGCCCGCGGACAGCCCAGATGACAGGACATATCATCAATCAGGAtg ATTTAATCGAAGAGATTTCCTCACACGAACTCGAAGATGACGAAAGCAGTCCCGTCAATCATGTGAGCAGCAATGGGCAACGACAAAAGCAACgccaacaattacaacaacatcaacaacgcTCATATAGTCACGATCAGGATAGCAGCACATTGGACGAAGATGATTATGTGAATCGGAATATCGAGGAAGCGGCACCCATCATGCCATTGAATCACAGCATTGCCAATAGCATCGCATCACAAACCAACACCACCACCAATTCGATCGCCGGTGCACGCAGCACTTCGGCGCACTCGACCGGCGCCGGTTCGGCTAATAACACTGCCAACTATTCGAACAGTGCGCAGCAAACCAACTCGTCAGCGGATGCCAGCGGCGAACCGGAAGGTGATCTTGTCGGCAACATCGAACAGTTCGTCATGCAGCCAGCGTCACAGGGTGTGCTTTTCAAGTGTCGCATAACGCGCGATCGCAAAGGCATGGATCGTGGCCTATTTCCGATCTATTATTTGCATTTGGAGCGCGATTACGGCAAGAAAATATTTCTCTTGGGCG gaCGCAAGCGAAAGAAGAGCAAAACATCCAATTATATTATCAGCTGCGATCCCACAGACTTGTCACGTAACGCCGAGGGTTTTTGTGGAAAGTTGCGTTCGAATGTGTTCGGTACCTCCTTTACCGTGTTCGACAATGGCAGCAAGGATAGCACGGAAAATCCACGACTCGATTTGGCGGTTATCATCTAT GACACCAATATCCTCGGTTTCAAAGGTCCACGCAATATGACCGTGATACTGCCCGGCATGACGGAGGAAGATCAACGCGTGAAAATCAGCTCAGCCGATCCCAAACAACAGGGTATACTAGACTTATGGAAAGTTAAG AACATGGACACCATCGTTGAGCTGCACAACAAGACGCCCGTATGGAACGATGAGACACAATCGTATGTCTTAAATTTTCACGGGCGCGTCACACAAGCATCGGTTAAGAATTTCCAACTCGTACACGATTCGGATCCCGATTATATAGTCATGCAGTTCGGGCGCACCTCCGAAGACGTCTTCACCATGGACTATCGCTATCCGCTGTGCGCGCTGCAAGCGTTCGCCATAGCGTTGAGCAGTTTTGATGGCAAAATCGCATGCGAGTAG
- the LOC105226913 gene encoding protein king tubby isoform X2, with translation MEAYIRQKRASPGMVQASDLQITRPMSGLRTSTATGRELHAYDGPMQFISSPHNPDQLLSNTTGVTATNTNATTVNASHNATSTNGRQHGVSFTNNMRPRTAQMTGHIINQDDLIEEISSHELEDDESSPVNHVSSNGQRQKQRQQLQQHQQRSYSHDQDSSTLDEDDYVNRNIEEAAPIMPLNHSIANSIASQTNTTTNSIAGARSTSAHSTGAGSANNTANYSNSAQQTNSSADASGEPEGDLVGNIEQFVMQPASQGVLFKCRITRDRKGMDRGLFPIYYLHLERDYGKKIFLLGGRKRKKSKTSNYIISCDPTDLSRNAEGFCGKLRSNVFGTSFTVFDNGSKDSTENPRLDLAVIIYDTNILGFKGPRNMTVILPGMTEEDQRVKISSADPKQQGILDLWKVKNMDTIVELHNKTPVWNDETQSYVLNFHGRVTQASVKNFQLVHDSDPDYIVMQFGRTSEDVFTMDYRYPLCALQAFAIALSSFDGKIACE, from the exons ATGGAAGCGTATATACGACAAAAGCGCGCCTCGCCGGGCATGGTGCAGGCAAGTGACTTACAAATAACCCGTCCCATGTCGGGGCTGCGCACATCAACGGCCACCGGCCGCGAGCTGCATGCCTACGATGGTCCAATGCAATTCATCAGTTCGCCACACAATCCCGATCAATTATTAAGTAACACCACCGGCGTCAcagctacgaatacgaatgcGACCACCGTCAACGCCAGCCACAATGCAACCAGCACGAATGGTCGTCAGCATGGTGTCAGCTTTACGAACAATATGCGCCCGCGGACAGCCCAGATGACAGGACATATCATCAATCAGGAtg ATTTAATCGAAGAGATTTCCTCACACGAACTCGAAGATGACGAAAGCAGTCCCGTCAATCATGTGAGCAGCAATGGGCAACGACAAAAGCAACgccaacaattacaacaacatcaacaacgcTCATATAGTCACGATCAGGATAGCAGCACATTGGACGAAGATGATTATGTGAATCGGAATATCGAGGAAGCGGCACCCATCATGCCATTGAATCACAGCATTGCCAATAGCATCGCATCACAAACCAACACCACCACCAATTCGATCGCCGGTGCACGCAGCACTTCGGCGCACTCGACCGGCGCCGGTTCGGCTAATAACACTGCCAACTATTCGAACAGTGCGCAGCAAACCAACTCGTCAGCGGATGCCAGCGGCGAACCGGAAGGTGATCTTGTCGGCAACATCGAACAGTTCGTCATGCAGCCAGCGTCACAGGGTGTGCTTTTCAAGTGTCGCATAACGCGCGATCGCAAAGGCATGGATCGTGGCCTATTTCCGATCTATTATTTGCATTTGGAGCGCGATTACGGCAAGAAAATATTTCTCTTGGGCG gaCGCAAGCGAAAGAAGAGCAAAACATCCAATTATATTATCAGCTGCGATCCCACAGACTTGTCACGTAACGCCGAGGGTTTTTGTGGAAAGTTGCGTTCGAATGTGTTCGGTACCTCCTTTACCGTGTTCGACAATGGCAGCAAGGATAGCACGGAAAATCCACGACTCGATTTGGCGGTTATCATCTAT GACACCAATATCCTCGGTTTCAAAGGTCCACGCAATATGACCGTGATACTGCCCGGCATGACGGAGGAAGATCAACGCGTGAAAATCAGCTCAGCCGATCCCAAACAACAGGGTATACTAGACTTATGGAAAGTTAAG AACATGGACACCATCGTTGAGCTGCACAACAAGACGCCCGTATGGAACGATGAGACACAATCGTATGTCTTAAATTTTCACGGGCGCGTCACACAAGCATCGGTTAAGAATTTCCAACTCGTACACGATTCGGATCCCGATTATATAGTCATGCAGTTCGGGCGCACCTCCGAAGACGTCTTCACCATGGACTATCGCTATCCGCTGTGCGCGCTGCAAGCGTTCGCCATAGCGTTGAGCAGTTTTGATGGCAAAATCGCATGCGAGTAG